CCGACTCAATTTGACATGACCCGCCCCAATCGCTTCCTTAGCCGGGGATTACGGAGGGATATGTCGCGCTTAAAAATCATCTTTATAATTATAGATTGCGCAAAAGAGCCGTGGAACGCGTGTTTCGCGACGAAACCCCGTCGCTCATCCTGGAAGTGGGCAGCGGCATATCGCCCATTATCACCGGGGACGGCCGGGTCGTCTATTCTGAATTGTCGCCCTCCGCATGCGCCGTATTGAGGGTGCTTACGCCGCAGGGGCGGCATGCCGCCGCCGATGCCACGCGCCTACCGTTTGCCTCCGGGGTATTCAGCCACGCAATCGCCTCCGAAGTCGTCGAACATATCGAAGACGACCGCGCCGCACTGCACGAACTGGCGCGCGTCTTGCGGCCCGGTGGAAGGCTGATCCTGACGTTTCCGCACCGCCGCGATTATTTCGGCGTGGACGATCGCTATGTGAGACATTGGCGGCGGTACGACGAGTCCGACATGGCCGAACGGCTGGCCGGGGCCGGATTCGCAATAGTCCAAACGGAAAAAGTACTGGGCCCTTTTGAGAAACTCGTCATGAGTCTGGCCGTGCGATGTTTTGAAATATGGGCAAGGCGGCGATCTTCGAGCGTGGACGGAATGGAGAAAATGGGCAAGATAAACGATCCGGGCAGCAGCCGATCCGCTTCGGCTATCCCGGCCAGTCCTTCCGCCAAACCACATCCGGATTATTGGCGTTGGTTGGCGCCCTTGTGGGCCTTCGTGAATACCGTTGCCTGTGTGATCGCGGCGGGCGACGCGTGGATGGTTCCCCGGAGATGGGCGAGCGTATTGCTTATCGTGGCGGTAAAAGCGTGAGGTTTTCCACCGAGCGGGACGGCTTTTTCTGGCGTAAACGCCGGCGGTTGTGGTAAGGTAATATCGCTTGGGAGCAAAACGAGGTATGCGAACGTGACGGATCATCAAAAACTTGCCTTGTTCTTTGCGTTGATACTGTTTGTCGGCGTTCCCTATCTGGGACAAATGGCGAAGAAAGAAAGAGCCGGCGAAGCCGAGACGATTGCGCCGGTAAAGGGTGAAAAACCCAATGCGCCGCCGGTAAAACTTGAACCGCCCTTATTGACCGAGGCCAGCCTGACCAATTCGCAGTGGGAATTGACCATTTCAGGCATCAAGGCGCGTGTCACGTTGTTGGCCGGGGGGAAAGCCGTCGCGGAGACCGATAGTTCCATTATCGGGACCATTCAAGGCACATGGTCGGTCAAAGGTCCCGACCTGACCGTAACGGCGACGGCGATGGGCCAGACCAAAACCACGACGTTGAAAATCAGCGGATCGAATATCATCGTCGAGGGAAAACCAATTAAGAGGCTGATGTGACATGAAATGTTCCAGGCGCCGGGTTTCAATGTCCCGATCCCCGAAGTCTGGAATGTGAAAATCGGGTTATGAAGGAGGATGGCGCAATGCGAATGTCGTGGCTGTTAGGTGCGGTGATTCTTGTCTGGGCGGTTGGTTGCGGCAAGACGACCGAGAAGGTGGTCGAAAAGGCCGCGGAAAAAGCCGCGGAAAAGGCCATTCAAACGGAAATGGGCAAGGAAGCCAAGGCCGAAGTGGACGTGCAGGGCGGATCGGTGAAAATCGTCTCGCAGGAGGGGACCGAACAAGTGAGCGTTTCGACCCAGGACGGCCAGACGACGGTCACAAGCCAATCCGAAGGAGCGAAGTCGGTCATCGGCCCGGGCGCAACAGTGCCGGAGAATTTCCCAAAGGATATACCGGTCTACGCGGGCGCCGAGATTCTCGTTTCAGCGGAAGATGTCGAAGCGAAAACCTACATGGTGCAGGCGCGCACCAAGGATCCCGTGGAGACCGTCGGGGCTTATTATAAAAAAGAACTCGCCGGACAGGGGTGGACCGAATCGCAAAACGTAACGCAGACCACCCCGGCCCCCATGCAAATGATTTCCTTTACGAAAGGGGAACGACAATTGACGGTTATCATCCATTCCACTGACGATGCCACGACACTGACGATTCAGACCAGCGGAAGCTAGTTGCATGAATCCTTACCAATCGGAGGGTTGGTCATGCCGATGTCCATGGAGCAATTGATGCGGGGGGCGCTCGAGCAGCGCGCGTCCGATATCCATTTGAAGACGGGCAATCCGCCTATCTATCGGGTTGACGGCGATTTGCGGCGGCTTGACGACGAGCCGCTAACCGAGGATCGCATGATGGAACTTCTCGGTGTCATTGCTTCGCCGTCCGATATCGCCAAGTTTCAGAAAGTCATGGATTTGGATTGCTCCTATATGTACGAGGGCATTGCGCGATTCCGGGTCA
The genomic region above belongs to Candidatus Hydrogenedentota bacterium and contains:
- a CDS encoding methyltransferase domain-containing protein — translated: MERVFRDETPSLILEVGSGISPIITGDGRVVYSELSPSACAVLRVLTPQGRHAAADATRLPFASGVFSHAIASEVVEHIEDDRAALHELARVLRPGGRLILTFPHRRDYFGVDDRYVRHWRRYDESDMAERLAGAGFAIVQTEKVLGPFEKLVMSLAVRCFEIWARRRSSSVDGMEKMGKINDPGSSRSASAIPASPSAKPHPDYWRWLAPLWAFVNTVACVIAAGDAWMVPRRWASVLLIVAVKA